The DNA region GGCTGTTCCAAGTATGTATGCGAGTTTTCTTAAATCTCGATCACCATAATCGATAAATGAAAGCACGATTTGTGCAATGCTTTTTGATTGGGCTTCTTTAAGAGGTCCAAATGATTTTGTAAAACTGTCCAGGAATAATTTTAACATAGCTTCATAATCGTTATAAGGTGAATTTGCTTTTGCTTTTTTTGAAAAAAGTAAAAGACCGGTCAATATGGCAATTGTAATTTTCCATGATTTTGTCATGCAATGATGTTTCCGGATTTTCTTGGTAGCCGGTTAAAGGAATTAATATTTTTAATTGAAGGAATTCCATTCATTCGGATGGTTTCAATTTCTGTGAAATCATCAAATTCAGAATCTACAATTGGTGTAGATCCTGGAATTCTTTTTGGCTTAGCAAAATGTTTAGCAACTAAATACACAGCTCCACCAAGGAGTAAGAGTTTTACAATACAAGATGTTTTCATCATTTACTATTTTTAATTTCCTTAATGTCTTGTTTCATTGCGTGGAGGCTATCTTTTACTTCAGCCAATTCTTCAGATATATTAGATAGATTGTGAGTGATTTTACTAAGTGCATCGGTTTGTACTTCAATATTTTTAATCAAAACCTGTACAAGCGGTTTCAATAAAAACCAAAGAACAAATCCAAGTACCATTGTAGGAACTCCAAACTGCGCGAATACTTTTACGACTTCCATTTCCATTTACAATTTTATTATTGTGTTTCAAACCAATTTGTTACTATTTGTGAATTTTCCTTTCGAATCGATGTGAATATTTCGTATTGATAGAATGTGGCCGGTTCCAAGTTTTCAAATAAATGACTGTTGAACTGACCTCCATTATAGTTTTGCCAAGGTTGCCATTCAGCATACACACCAGGTGATATTCGGATTCTGTACCTCAGTAAATAATTGCAGTATTGATCCGTTTCATCCCAAATAATCAAAGCAGTTGTAGTAGTTACTTCAACAGCGGTAACATTCTTAGGTGGATCAATTGACCAAGCATTCAAATGCATCGAGCAAAGCAAAATGATTATAAACTGTTTCATACTATGGATAGATTGCTCCGGTCAGGAATGATTGCAAAATTGCTGTGCGGGCAGTTGTACCGGCTGATTTAACAATGACATGGCTAGAGGTACAAGTTGCAAGACTTGGGCCTGTTTGCCAACCAAAACCAACCGCTGCCCCATCAATGTACCAGTAGTTATATCCTTCAATGTCCACTTCAATGCGGAGTGTATAATTTTTATTGGCTGCAACGGTTACACCTAGATCAATGGTTGTTTCAGAACCACCTGAATTTTTAGTAAAACCAAAGAAGCGGCCTCCATTTGTTCCATGTGTGTAACGAATTCCACAGGATGAATTTCCACCGGTTGCAGTATTGCCAGGATTGTTTGTGATTCGATATTCGTAAGTATATGTATTAGTTCCATCAGATAGTGCAGGAAAATTCACATTGCATTGTGTGTAAATAAATGCTTTGTTGAAGTAAGATAAAGTTCCTGCAGTATGATAAATTTCAGCAGCGCCAGTTGAGCTTGTAGAAGTTGACAATGTAAGACCTCCAAATGAGTTAGCTGAACTTGCAGTATTTGAAATAGATCCACCCGATGTTGCTGTACTTAATTCTGAATAATCTGAGGCTGTACTGGAATAAAGAGAAGAAAATAATTTTACTTCTTTTGTATTTTCTGAAGAATTTACCTTTGAAATAAACCAGCGTTGCAAAGTATTGTCATAAATGGCCGTTGCTTCTTCACCTGGATATACTGGAATTGTTTTTGGACATTTAATCCGATTGTTTCCTGTGCTCCATGTGTGTTCGCCGACAAAGAAAAATGGATAAGATCCGATGTTGATGAAAAGCTTTTTTTCACCATCAGATTGAGGAGCCATTCCAGCAATTGAGTTACAATTTACATCAGAGGCAAGCCTAATAATGTCTGCTGTTCCAAAACCAGTTGGATCCCAATCATGCTTTTGTTCATTTAAAGTCGTTGGCGTAATAATATTAGGAGTTGATGAAGTAGCCGCAGGATTTATTGAATCTCCGGATAAGGTAAAACCGTACCCAATTTTCAAAATTTGAGCCTCCCCTGTTCCAGAAGAGTATCGAGCAATGAATGATCTTGTAGGTATTGTATCTCCAATTGCCGGCAAGCCTTTTTGATTTACAAAATTCATTTC from Saprospiraceae bacterium includes:
- a CDS encoding fibronectin type III domain-containing protein, coding for MKQFIIILLCSMHLNAWSIDPPKNVTAVEVTTTTALIIWDETDQYCNYLLRYRIRISPGVYAEWQPWQNYNGGQFNSHLFENLEPATFYQYEIFTSIRKENSQIVTNWFETQ